Proteins encoded within one genomic window of Sulfolobales archaeon:
- a CDS encoding Zn-ribbon domain-containing OB-fold protein, translating to MSSSLLGGTYLSDREFKEILKERSKPRARYNMSAGEAYSRFFEGLKQGKILGTYCESCGMVFIPPRIFCAYCFKPVNKWIEASDEGKVVSAVASYYSADMERLEKPEIIGIIKLDIPGMRFSSYRFPGILHRICGADLEDLVSQGIFDARVKARWKKEEERRGDINDIECFEVVRS from the coding sequence GTGAGCTCGAGTCTTTTAGGAGGTACTTATCTCTCTGATCGTGAGTTTAAAGAGATTTTAAAGGAGAGGTCAAAGCCTAGAGCTAGATACAACATGAGTGCTGGGGAGGCTTATAGTAGGTTCTTTGAAGGGTTAAAGCAGGGGAAGATCCTTGGTACTTACTGTGAGAGTTGTGGAATGGTATTTATTCCTCCGAGGATCTTCTGTGCTTATTGTTTTAAGCCTGTTAATAAATGGATTGAAGCATCTGATGAGGGTAAGGTGGTGAGTGCTGTTGCCAGCTATTACTCGGCTGATATGGAGAGACTGGAGAAGCCTGAGATCATAGGTATAATAAAACTTGATATTCCGGGGATGAGGTTTTCGAGCTATAGATTTCCAGGGATTCTTCACAGGATCTGTGGTGCTGATCTTGAGGATCTTGTATCTCAAGGAATTTTTGATGCGAGGGTGAAAGCTCGCTGGAAGAAAGAAGAGGAGAGAAGAGGAGATATTAATGATATCGAATGTTTTGAGGTGGTGAGATCTTGA
- a CDS encoding S16 family serine protease — MRSLAGAKVASYIILLMILIGFFLQMTSQVFSQNNTCYSYQIYIPAVSDRGGEAVRTIIYIIEGGSGIYVVGVSSVATDTLISLFLSSILSSSVNKTFLENHRIYIIFPDDISIVRGPSAGALLTYLLIRSALGIGFNTSISGTGAINLDGSIEMVGGVKSKLNALSSIESVKTVFIPFSSYLYEGLESSYRGLRIVPVGNILDLFNLDVSNLSSYIFNDLKSNLFGSYEDYTTETLSLSVYTDIQRKYEEILYREYSRALNLARDLNLSMDRDLILAERVLKNLPEDPEYYYLRTNLLYIMATTLYQRELPILYYNQRSLFNSLYRDFTSSINRSLYISREALEDLDNRTIESYYLLNLYLILLDRIFDLISLVERNNYFSSQNPYNISELAIAYMRSLSISYWYDLFRSTRDLMMNSSTNFTPVLTLDLLSSKIKSLMESLNISRDSVSNETKMLLKTLGLENISENKIGLYEMLASLINIKNILEDYSFNLKYSTFIGIYSSVGFSGVEDVLREYNYINYTRSMVLEGRNATRLGLIYSMYFQAFVILEDPELVNSSLYISALRTLASLMSQDILLDILYGSLEVPKIIFLSKAFLPSECEEIYQTKTYKNLTSIIGYSESLRPLDLMRRIISIVVILVSFSLMLYFTRISRSRGL; from the coding sequence TTGAGATCACTAGCGGGAGCTAAAGTTGCATCATATATAATTCTTCTTATGATACTAATAGGATTTTTTCTTCAAATGACTTCACAAGTTTTCTCGCAGAATAACACATGTTATTCATATCAGATCTATATTCCAGCTGTATCAGATAGAGGGGGAGAAGCCGTGAGAACAATTATCTACATTATTGAAGGAGGCAGCGGCATATATGTGGTGGGAGTATCTTCAGTTGCTACAGATACATTAATAAGTTTATTTCTCTCTTCAATTCTATCTAGTTCTGTAAATAAAACTTTCCTTGAGAACCATAGGATCTACATTATCTTTCCAGATGATATATCAATTGTAAGAGGGCCTTCTGCTGGAGCACTCCTAACCTATCTTCTGATTAGATCAGCTCTCGGTATCGGTTTTAACACTAGCATCTCAGGTACTGGCGCTATAAATCTAGACGGATCTATAGAAATGGTTGGTGGTGTTAAGAGCAAGTTAAATGCTCTGAGTAGTATAGAGTCTGTTAAGACGGTATTTATACCGTTCTCTTCGTATCTGTATGAAGGTTTGGAAAGCTCCTATAGAGGTCTTAGGATAGTTCCCGTCGGTAATATACTAGATCTATTTAATCTCGACGTCTCAAATCTTTCTAGCTATATATTTAATGATCTAAAGAGTAATCTCTTTGGATCTTATGAAGACTATACTACCGAAACTTTAAGCTTAAGTGTTTACACAGACATACAGAGGAAGTATGAGGAAATACTGTATAGAGAGTATTCTAGAGCTCTTAATCTGGCTAGAGATCTGAACCTATCTATGGATAGAGATCTGATACTAGCTGAAAGAGTTCTAAAAAATCTTCCAGAGGATCCTGAATATTATTATCTGAGGACTAATCTCCTATATATTATGGCTACAACATTATACCAGAGAGAGCTCCCTATATTATACTATAATCAGAGAAGCCTTTTCAACTCTCTCTATAGAGATTTTACAAGCAGTATAAACAGATCTCTATATATATCAAGAGAAGCTCTAGAAGATCTGGATAATAGAACTATAGAATCTTACTATCTACTGAATCTCTACCTGATACTTCTCGATAGAATTTTTGATCTGATCTCACTAGTAGAGAGAAATAACTATTTCTCTTCTCAGAACCCTTATAACATATCAGAGCTTGCGATAGCATATATGAGGTCTCTATCTATAAGCTACTGGTATGATCTCTTTAGAAGTACTAGAGATCTAATGATGAATTCGAGTACAAACTTTACGCCTGTTTTAACATTAGATCTTTTATCCTCTAAGATAAAGTCTCTTATGGAAAGTCTTAACATCTCTAGAGATTCTGTATCGAATGAAACAAAAATGCTCTTAAAAACTCTAGGTCTCGAGAATATCTCTGAAAATAAGATAGGATTATATGAAATGCTGGCATCGCTTATAAATATCAAGAATATCCTAGAGGATTATTCATTCAATCTGAAGTACTCGACTTTTATTGGTATCTATAGTTCTGTAGGTTTTAGCGGTGTTGAAGATGTTCTTAGAGAGTATAACTATATAAACTACACAAGATCTATGGTTCTAGAGGGAAGAAACGCCACACGTCTAGGCCTGATCTATTCTATGTATTTTCAAGCCTTCGTCATATTAGAAGATCCTGAGCTGGTAAACAGCAGCCTATATATCTCAGCTCTCAGGACTTTAGCATCTCTTATGTCGCAAGACATCTTGCTAGATATACTCTATGGATCTCTTGAAGTTCCTAAGATCATCTTTCTCTCGAAAGCTTTTCTACCTAGCGAGTGTGAAGAGATCTATCAGACGAAAACCTATAAAAATCTCACAAGTATCATAGGTTATTCAGAGAGCTTAAGACCTCTAGATCTTATGAGAAGAATTATATCTATTGTAGTTATCTTAGTATCTTTCTCTCTAATGCTTTACTTTACTAGAATCTCTAGAAGTAGAGGTTTGTGA
- a CDS encoding Zn-ribbon domain-containing OB-fold protein, translated as MKDSMSLGSRSHIHYHKTVDMEINEYHYTAGPLGVKWLEALRQGVLKAARCSRCGLKFMPPKIYCPQCFSEVSELVEIVEEGYVSSYTIIYVDDSGRRLEKPRVIALIRFPGVFGGLIHEVKADPKDIKSGMRVRPVFRDERRGSITDIMYFEKTG; from the coding sequence TTGAAAGATTCTATGAGTCTAGGATCTCGTTCTCATATTCACTATCATAAGACTGTTGATATGGAGATCAATGAGTATCATTATACGGCAGGGCCTTTAGGAGTTAAATGGCTTGAAGCTCTTAGGCAGGGTGTCTTGAAGGCTGCTAGGTGTAGCAGATGCGGTCTTAAATTCATGCCTCCTAAAATCTATTGCCCTCAGTGTTTCTCGGAGGTTTCGGAGCTTGTTGAGATAGTTGAGGAGGGCTATGTTAGCAGCTATACTATAATTTATGTTGATGATAGTGGTAGAAGACTTGAGAAGCCTAGGGTTATTGCTTTAATAAGATTTCCAGGAGTGTTCGGAGGTTTGATCCATGAGGTTAAAGCAGATCCTAAGGATATTAAGAGTGGTATGAGGGTTAGACCTGTGTTTAGAGATGAGAGGAGGGGTTCTATTACTGATATAATGTACTTCGAAAAAACTGGTTAG
- a CDS encoding thiolase domain-containing protein (Catalyzes the synthesis of acetoacetyl coenzyme A from two molecules of acetyl coenzyme A. It can also act as a thiolase, catalyzing the reverse reaction and generating two-carbon units from the four-carbon product of fatty acid oxidation) — protein MSRVAIIGVGFYGFQSSTPSLSFREMIFEAAQRAYEDAGGINPRTEVDAFISCQEDFWEGVAISNEFMPDQLGGALKPGFTVAGDSLQCILNAYAMIKTGAFDVVVVESHGKPSEISTIRDIVLFSFDPIYLRPLNPESIHFLNAIEARAFMDSERLSREVLGEYVVRSLRNGFSSSRAVYASNLSLDSYISADPIADPLSMYDIAPFSDASIVIVLSSEDIARRYTDDPVWISGIWSVSGTPTPPFDELSRDWIVRTAAEKAFKLSNIKNPLREINALELDERYSYIPLMVLSSLGFSKDLRKDLESGYFDRGGGMPVNPSGGALSEGNTLEVHGLARVVAAYEQLKGRAGASQIEGVEKILVHSRRWPGLRTTTVAILSR, from the coding sequence ATGAGTAGAGTGGCTATTATAGGTGTGGGTTTTTACGGGTTTCAATCTTCAACTCCTTCTCTTTCTTTTAGAGAGATGATATTCGAAGCTGCTCAGAGAGCTTATGAGGATGCTGGAGGAATTAATCCTAGAACAGAGGTGGATGCTTTCATATCTTGCCAAGAGGATTTCTGGGAGGGTGTGGCTATATCTAATGAATTCATGCCCGATCAATTGGGTGGCGCGCTTAAGCCTGGTTTTACAGTTGCCGGTGACAGTCTTCAGTGTATTCTGAATGCTTATGCCATGATCAAGACCGGGGCTTTCGATGTTGTTGTTGTTGAGTCCCATGGAAAGCCTAGTGAGATCTCTACCATTAGGGATATAGTGCTCTTCTCATTCGATCCTATATATCTGAGACCTCTTAATCCTGAGAGTATTCATTTTCTTAATGCTATAGAGGCTAGAGCTTTTATGGATAGTGAGAGGCTTTCTAGAGAGGTTTTGGGAGAGTATGTGGTTAGAAGTCTTAGGAATGGTTTTTCAAGTTCTAGAGCTGTTTATGCTTCTAATCTCTCTCTTGATAGTTATATATCTGCTGACCCGATTGCAGATCCTTTAAGCATGTATGATATAGCACCTTTCTCTGATGCTTCCATAGTTATAGTTTTATCTTCTGAGGATATTGCAAGAAGGTATACAGATGATCCTGTTTGGATCTCTGGTATTTGGAGTGTTTCTGGAACCCCTACACCTCCTTTTGATGAGCTTTCTAGAGATTGGATTGTTAGAACTGCTGCTGAGAAAGCCTTTAAACTGAGCAATATCAAGAATCCTCTTAGAGAGATAAATGCTCTAGAACTTGATGAGAGATACAGCTATATACCTCTCATGGTTTTGAGCTCTCTTGGATTCTCAAAAGATCTTAGAAAGGATCTGGAGTCAGGCTATTTTGATAGAGGAGGAGGCATGCCTGTGAATCCTTCGGGAGGTGCTTTGAGCGAGGGAAACACTCTTGAAGTTCATGGACTAGCTAGAGTTGTTGCCGCGTATGAGCAGCTGAAGGGAAGAGCTGGAGCTTCTCAGATCGAAGGTGTTGAGAAGATCCTGGTTCATAGCAGAAGATGGCCTGGGCTGAGAACTACCACGGTAGCTATATTGTCGAGGTGA
- a CDS encoding molybdenum cofactor guanylyltransferase, whose product MSICCIILSGGLSRRFRESMGIEIDKAFYMLEGKPMIYHVYEKMLSLCDTKDIIISLRDYETVKLYREKIPEAQYSVDIIGGSGPLIGLYSSLASCRGEIVISAPNDMPYISSGLLRDLVDIVDRERSDVASPMLSNTVVENLIIASKRDPLKRFLKLLISMKRSKAIDIIRGMPNIYLFNIQEHGYDDKTLANINTIRDLQKPRKPRKLVSSDISIERSFDLYDIENRILEKLKRSIWHTIFKQDPCDEYTYYLEKKSYYMAFQVFLDPTIRGLENIRTMIKTALKELFWEQE is encoded by the coding sequence ATGTCTATATGCTGTATAATTCTCAGTGGAGGTCTAAGCAGAAGATTCAGAGAGAGCATGGGAATTGAAATAGATAAAGCTTTCTACATGCTAGAAGGAAAACCTATGATATATCATGTGTATGAGAAGATGTTAAGCTTATGCGATACTAAAGATATCATAATATCTCTCAGAGACTACGAAACAGTGAAACTCTATAGAGAAAAAATCCCGGAAGCTCAATATTCGGTAGATATAATAGGTGGCAGTGGTCCTCTAATAGGCTTGTACTCCTCACTTGCGAGTTGCAGAGGAGAGATAGTAATATCAGCTCCGAATGACATGCCTTATATATCAAGCGGTCTCTTAAGAGATCTAGTTGATATTGTGGATAGAGAGAGATCAGATGTAGCATCTCCTATGCTATCTAACACTGTTGTTGAGAATCTTATAATAGCTTCTAAAAGAGATCCTCTTAAGAGATTCTTAAAACTCCTGATCTCGATGAAAAGATCTAAGGCCATAGATATTATCCGGGGGATGCCTAACATATATCTCTTCAATATACAAGAACACGGATACGATGATAAAACCCTTGCTAATATAAACACGATAAGAGATCTTCAGAAGCCTAGGAAACCTAGAAAACTAGTTTCTTCAGATATATCAATAGAGAGATCATTTGATCTATATGATATAGAGAATAGAATTCTAGAGAAACTTAAGAGAAGTATTTGGCATACCATATTTAAACAGGATCCATGTGACGAATACACATACTATCTCGAGAAGAAATCATATTATATGGCATTTCAAGTATTTCTTGATCCGACGATCAGAGGACTAGAAAATATCAGAACAATGATTAAGACAGCCTTAAAGGAATTATTCTGGGAGCAAGAATGA
- a CDS encoding uracil-DNA glycosylase: protein MNDEWSVLINEIRNCQKCPLSRTRINAVPGEGSERAEIMIVGEAPGATEDETGRPFVGIAGSLLRKIMKDIGLREDEVYITNVVKCRPPNNRTPEKEEIIACSDYLRRQIKMIKPKIVITLGNVAGEWFFNENKMKWNGISRQHGRKYELEVSGHRFKLIPSYHPSAAVRGSVDPDIIREDLLKALEELNKQNRGSSERIKTLYDYLSRDSQTSTSRDSSKVKH from the coding sequence TTGAATGATGAATGGAGTGTACTTATAAACGAGATAAGAAATTGCCAGAAATGTCCTCTTTCAAGAACAAGAATCAATGCAGTTCCCGGGGAGGGAAGTGAGAGAGCTGAGATAATGATAGTAGGAGAAGCTCCAGGAGCTACCGAAGATGAGACCGGAAGACCTTTTGTAGGGATCGCAGGAAGCCTGCTGAGAAAGATTATGAAAGATATAGGTTTGAGAGAAGATGAGGTGTACATAACTAACGTTGTTAAGTGTAGACCTCCTAATAATAGAACACCTGAGAAAGAAGAGATCATAGCATGCAGTGATTATCTTAGAAGACAGATAAAAATGATCAAACCAAAGATAGTGATAACTCTAGGAAATGTAGCAGGAGAGTGGTTTTTTAACGAGAATAAAATGAAGTGGAATGGTATAAGCAGGCAGCATGGTAGAAAGTATGAACTAGAAGTATCAGGACATAGATTTAAATTAATACCTTCTTATCATCCTTCTGCAGCTGTTAGAGGTTCTGTAGATCCAGATATAATAAGAGAAGACCTTCTAAAAGCTCTAGAAGAACTTAACAAGCAGAATAGAGGAAGTTCAGAGAGGATTAAGACATTATACGATTACCTAAGCAGAGATTCACAAACCTCTACTTCTAGAGATTCTAGTAAAGTAAAGCATTAG
- a CDS encoding thiolase domain-containing protein, whose translation MKTNLYVKKRVAIIGAGLTLFRRRLLETPQELVWIAARRALDQAGLEFKDIDCVISGSAPDAFDGVHMKGEYYSEGAGAFGKLHHRVLVGGGTGVFVPISGWWMVASGLCRKALIIAEEKMSCAADPHPQAVFRHIWDPLVEKPLNPNLIWIFALEMHRYMHKCGVSKEDIALVAVKNKANALDHPSAQAAARITVEDVLKSEVLVYPVNRLDISPVSDGAGALVMVSEDIARRYTDNPVWVEGVGFVLDSSYWTNRELSFPVYVKAAAEMAYRMAGIENPMKQIDVAEPYDPFDYKELHHMEGLGLAPRCKAAEMTREGLTQRDGDLPINPSGGLLGVGNPIAAAGLMKVAEIFWQLRGEAGRRQVKKPVTTGLAQAWGDLMQVGTVIVLRR comes from the coding sequence ATGAAAACCAATCTATATGTTAAAAAGAGGGTCGCTATAATAGGTGCCGGTCTTACCCTATTTAGAAGAAGACTTCTTGAGACACCTCAAGAGTTAGTATGGATCGCGGCTAGAAGAGCGCTTGATCAGGCTGGCTTAGAATTTAAAGATATAGATTGTGTTATAAGCGGTAGTGCTCCTGATGCTTTTGATGGAGTTCATATGAAGGGTGAGTACTATTCTGAGGGGGCTGGAGCTTTCGGGAAGCTTCATCATAGAGTTCTTGTTGGTGGTGGAACCGGTGTTTTCGTACCTATCTCAGGTTGGTGGATGGTTGCCTCAGGATTATGTAGGAAGGCTCTTATCATTGCTGAGGAGAAGATGAGCTGTGCCGCTGATCCTCATCCTCAGGCTGTGTTCAGACATATATGGGATCCTCTCGTTGAGAAACCTCTTAATCCTAATCTTATATGGATCTTTGCTCTCGAGATGCATAGGTATATGCATAAGTGCGGTGTTTCAAAGGAGGATATAGCTCTGGTTGCTGTGAAGAATAAGGCTAACGCTCTAGATCATCCATCTGCTCAGGCTGCTGCTAGAATCACAGTTGAAGATGTTCTCAAGAGTGAGGTTTTAGTCTATCCTGTTAACAGGCTTGACATATCGCCTGTTAGCGATGGTGCTGGAGCTCTTGTAATGGTTTCTGAGGATATTGCGAGGAGGTATACCGATAATCCTGTATGGGTTGAAGGAGTGGGGTTTGTTCTAGATTCATCTTACTGGACTAACAGAGAGCTTTCATTTCCTGTATATGTTAAAGCTGCTGCTGAGATGGCGTATAGAATGGCTGGTATTGAGAACCCTATGAAGCAGATTGATGTTGCAGAACCTTATGATCCTTTTGATTATAAAGAACTTCATCATATGGAGGGTCTGGGGCTGGCTCCCAGGTGTAAGGCTGCTGAGATGACTAGAGAGGGGTTAACTCAGAGAGATGGAGATCTGCCTATAAATCCTAGTGGAGGTCTTCTCGGTGTTGGAAATCCTATCGCGGCTGCAGGTCTTATGAAGGTTGCGGAGATATTCTGGCAGTTAAGAGGTGAAGCTGGTAGGAGGCAGGTTAAGAAGCCTGTGACCACAGGACTTGCTCAGGCGTGGGGGGATCTGATGCAGGTAGGCACTGTTATTGTACTTAGGAGGTGA
- a CDS encoding DUF1464 family protein: MRVLAIDPGSITTSVATVENDKIYRYREVSSKELSRNPEMLFEMIEEDQPDIIVAPSGYGLPPVDIRELNTEERLKSLLLREDDPGIEDLKYISYFLKHVERIKVPVIGVPGIYNLATIDPSKRINRIDLGTADKTATAILAIYVHSRGDLERLSRSNIIVMELGAFTSGIAVKEGRIIDGVGGTLYPIGLISGGGWDGEIAVILGRRIYKRDLFKGGLKSICGTIDLEEIYVRCREGFERYIDDIAKTIAVLERSIRRGGLKEDEIKIYLSGRGARNIVVKALKEYGYNPEILPRFFKGSDEKIKSSAEGSALYGILWKNNRDFLRRIGVLEDWIPYDMKLIYY; encoded by the coding sequence ATGAGAGTCCTCGCAATAGATCCAGGGAGTATCACAACGTCTGTAGCAACCGTGGAGAATGACAAGATCTATAGATATAGAGAGGTTTCATCAAAAGAATTAAGTAGGAATCCAGAGATGCTTTTCGAGATGATAGAGGAAGACCAGCCAGATATAATTGTTGCACCCTCGGGATACGGTCTTCCGCCTGTAGATATAAGAGAGTTAAATACTGAGGAGAGATTAAAAAGTCTTCTTCTGAGAGAAGATGATCCGGGTATTGAAGATCTTAAATATATATCATATTTTCTAAAGCATGTTGAGAGAATTAAGGTTCCTGTAATAGGTGTTCCAGGAATATATAATCTTGCTACAATAGATCCTTCTAAAAGGATTAATAGAATAGATCTTGGAACAGCCGATAAAACAGCTACAGCAATTCTAGCCATCTATGTGCACAGTAGAGGAGATCTTGAGAGACTTAGCAGAAGCAATATAATAGTTATGGAGCTAGGAGCCTTTACATCGGGGATAGCTGTAAAGGAGGGAAGAATCATAGATGGAGTAGGAGGCACTTTATATCCTATAGGCTTGATATCAGGAGGAGGCTGGGATGGAGAGATCGCGGTTATTCTAGGAAGAAGGATCTATAAAAGAGATCTATTTAAAGGAGGTTTGAAGAGCATATGTGGAACAATAGATCTCGAGGAGATATACGTTAGATGTAGAGAAGGTTTTGAAAGGTATATAGATGATATAGCTAAAACAATTGCAGTCCTAGAGAGATCTATAAGAAGAGGAGGTTTAAAAGAAGATGAGATCAAGATATATCTCTCGGGTAGAGGAGCCAGGAATATAGTAGTCAAGGCTCTGAAAGAATACGGCTATAATCCAGAGATTCTTCCAAGATTCTTCAAAGGGTCTGATGAAAAGATTAAAAGCTCAGCCGAAGGATCTGCTTTATATGGTATTCTGTGGAAGAATAATAGAGATTTTCTGAGAAGAATAGGTGTATTAGAAGACTGGATTCCCTACGATATGAAGCTTATATACTACTAG
- a CDS encoding metallophosphoesterase, whose translation MHVLRFLAFGDVHVPRYFPVFISSVNSLVGFRPDIILLAGDIVDRGDVRGFDLVRRFLRSKYGSTPIVSVFGNEEYTEMHDEFRKRYSDIIWLDDSSWYHDINGVRLCVFGSRGSLEKLTPWQSRSAPHLRDVYEWRIENARSILSSLRASCYYLILLLHYAPTYLTLRGEPESIYKFLGHRGFERVIMETRPDLVLHAHSHGSRVLRARIGASNIFNVSIPAVGSVTAGIIRKNLEESDPDIEIISPTGRSL comes from the coding sequence GTGCATGTTCTTAGATTTCTTGCTTTTGGGGATGTTCATGTTCCTCGATATTTTCCTGTTTTTATTTCTTCTGTGAATTCTCTAGTAGGTTTTAGACCTGATATTATTCTGCTCGCCGGTGACATAGTTGATCGCGGGGATGTGAGAGGTTTTGATCTTGTTAGAAGATTTCTTAGGAGTAAGTATGGAAGCACTCCTATAGTATCTGTTTTTGGTAATGAGGAGTATACTGAGATGCATGATGAATTTAGAAAGAGATATAGCGATATTATATGGCTTGATGATTCTTCATGGTATCATGATATCAATGGTGTGAGGCTTTGTGTGTTCGGCTCTAGAGGTTCTCTTGAGAAGCTTACTCCTTGGCAGAGCAGGAGTGCTCCTCATCTTAGGGATGTATATGAGTGGAGGATTGAGAATGCGAGAAGCATATTAAGCAGTCTTAGAGCTTCTTGTTATTATCTGATTCTTCTTCTTCATTATGCCCCAACCTATCTCACTCTCAGAGGAGAGCCGGAGTCTATATATAAGTTTCTCGGGCATAGAGGTTTTGAGAGAGTTATAATGGAGACAAGACCTGATCTAGTTCTCCACGCTCATTCTCATGGTTCTAGAGTTTTAAGAGCTAGGATAGGTGCTTCAAATATCTTTAATGTGTCTATACCGGCTGTAGGTTCTGTTACTGCTGGGATTATTAGGAAGAATTTAGAAGAATCAGATCCTGATATCGAGATCATCTCTCCAACAGGAAGATCTCTATGA
- a CDS encoding DUF2139 domain-containing protein, protein MSLIERIPKTFQPSYAPEWGSGGVFGLKYHRGVLYFTLAFEAESFFIERDYQQRYKYDLVGPQPVSGGDTYGAVEAVDEKIYFGGWVHAPAVYGQRGAGGSTILFNNKYSHVHEYDINERRVRLLWRDTIKHPEKWAGEISEIIYDPVSTELLLARADGHENLGIYTLDPRSGEAKRLSSRPALKGSKYLDYICFDISKFDGVEGFQCLDLISRKILYYELEDVKRISVDEDGTPIYSMGPATEAYGRFFAFVRSGVFVGNPVEPVLDDMRFVRLFDYGVSGLSPRRSNVINVGGGILVAYNASVETAYHIDDLGLSKRLNYVVSPTVLLYITPPAARIVGVLGARATSLESLGDKILIGYSTTANLGGRDATIIDSGVRGITVLSEDIIYSPNPPYSARVPLREISGRTFGGIPLYGYKEKYLTIYSSKDLVLQINEYDLGLPPQFYGRDLVHVKSGKDIIDLRGYRHIVSFKIHNGPSDGIAVIDLL, encoded by the coding sequence ATGAGTTTAATCGAGCGTATCCCTAAAACATTTCAACCTAGCTACGCGCCCGAATGGGGTTCTGGAGGGGTTTTTGGTCTGAAATATCATAGAGGAGTACTTTACTTCACATTAGCTTTTGAAGCAGAATCATTCTTTATAGAGAGAGACTATCAGCAGAGATATAAATACGATCTAGTAGGACCTCAACCTGTGTCAGGCGGAGATACATATGGTGCTGTAGAGGCCGTAGATGAGAAAATATACTTCGGAGGCTGGGTTCACGCACCTGCAGTATACGGACAGAGAGGAGCAGGAGGTTCTACAATTCTATTCAATAATAAATACAGTCATGTACACGAGTATGATATTAATGAGAGAAGGGTTAGACTGCTTTGGAGAGATACTATAAAACATCCCGAGAAATGGGCTGGAGAGATCTCTGAGATAATATATGATCCTGTGTCTACAGAGCTACTACTAGCAAGAGCTGACGGTCATGAGAATCTAGGTATATATACTTTAGACCCGAGAAGCGGAGAGGCTAAGAGACTTAGCTCCAGACCTGCTCTGAAAGGCTCTAAATACCTGGATTATATATGTTTTGACATATCGAAGTTCGATGGTGTTGAGGGATTTCAATGTCTAGATCTAATCTCTCGAAAGATCTTGTATTATGAGCTTGAAGATGTAAAAAGAATATCTGTAGATGAAGATGGAACTCCCATATACTCTATGGGACCTGCTACCGAGGCCTATGGCAGGTTCTTTGCCTTTGTAAGGTCTGGAGTCTTTGTAGGGAATCCTGTAGAGCCTGTACTCGATGATATGAGATTTGTAAGATTATTCGACTACGGAGTCTCAGGTCTAAGTCCCAGAAGATCTAATGTTATAAATGTTGGAGGAGGTATTCTTGTGGCTTATAATGCTAGTGTCGAGACAGCGTATCATATAGATGATCTAGGGCTTTCAAAAAGACTTAACTATGTAGTCTCACCAACAGTTCTTCTATATATAACACCTCCCGCGGCAAGGATCGTAGGTGTTCTAGGTGCTAGAGCGACTTCTCTGGAAAGTTTAGGAGATAAGATTCTAATAGGATATTCAACGACAGCAAATCTAGGAGGCAGAGATGCTACCATAATAGATTCAGGTGTAAGAGGTATTACCGTTTTAAGTGAAGATATAATATATTCACCAAATCCTCCTTACTCAGCTAGAGTACCTCTTAGAGAGATTTCGGGAAGAACTTTCGGAGGAATCCCACTCTACGGCTATAAAGAGAAGTATTTAACCATATACTCAAGTAAAGATCTGGTTCTCCAGATCAATGAATACGATCTAGGTTTACCTCCTCAGTTTTACGGCAGAGATCTAGTTCATGTAAAGAGCGGAAAAGATATAATAGATCTAAGAGGTTACAGACATATAGTATCATTCAAGATACATAATGGACCATCTGATGGAATAGCAGTTATAGATCTCCTCTAG